In the genome of Pseudodesulfovibrio senegalensis, one region contains:
- a CDS encoding MarR family winged helix-turn-helix transcriptional regulator yields MNKNVVQRIYHHMRTMDDMRAEFSLLGKLLDKYTRIEKQPQDFGVGFTIHPTEIHTVATLWAAGEMSISELAKDAAVTRGAMSQMIAKLEKKGLVYKRTAPDNQSKTLVGPTELGKQAQEGHARFHAQRDKEFLQYMAKLPDDEYKTIREFLVTMNKWMDTYQR; encoded by the coding sequence ATGAACAAAAACGTCGTACAGCGTATATATCACCACATGCGAACCATGGACGACATGCGTGCAGAATTCAGCCTTCTGGGCAAGCTGCTCGACAAATACACGAGAATCGAAAAACAGCCGCAGGATTTCGGCGTGGGGTTTACCATACACCCTACGGAAATACACACGGTGGCGACCCTGTGGGCGGCAGGCGAAATGAGCATTTCCGAGCTGGCCAAGGATGCAGCCGTGACCCGGGGCGCCATGTCGCAAATGATCGCCAAGCTGGAAAAAAAGGGGCTTGTCTACAAACGCACGGCACCGGACAACCAGTCCAAGACGCTGGTCGGCCCCACCGAACTGGGCAAGCAGGCTCAGGAAGGGCACGCCCGCTTTCATGCACAGCGCGACAAGGAATTCCTGCAATACATGGCCAAGCTCCCGGATGACGAATACAAAACCATACGGGAATTTCTGGTGACCATGAACAAATGGATGGACACCTACCAACGATAA
- a CDS encoding tetratricopeptide repeat-containing diguanylate cyclase, giving the protein MTLTRQQLIDCEHALKDALAGFLSFSSYSLFFPRTDEDPQEAGARAQPEYRREDRELLLPLVLRGRLLGYFVARGVKLAAPKVGPTYIMALATAVLERMALERRVIIDPLTSLYNRDFFLSELTRSIEQVQDCLHTGTCSAKPLDMPTFSGTFGVIFVDLDRFRRVCERYGYLVGDDMVAEVGRLLDLVCPHHVSAARFGNDKFAILLPDAKPKACFQLAEVIREGIDKLSFVDDVTGDTIRFSASVGYANYPQALDGPQFRKSPAEQARVLLRRARRAVSTAKDLGRNRVFAYADILEKGGKVLEMLPMERMAVSLGGNVRARVGQRFLVSSPRSRQLATAAITEDEHLSGRYPTLYKGEAVLIEVQEEMAFAELLHAGDPAFPVSAGDRLRLVAEHESIFEPRTETDDMSRKEPATGLYAYRDFISRFETARQSESRFGLALVRLLDEPGEHPGTYQDFMDSMARSIREQGMEIFGENAMAGRYGLGGVIFHVPDVDGPGLRAAASALEKLASEHLDITVAIGGAVYPYLNFRRTDMLDNSRKALDHASLLPEPCVAVFDSVSMNLVADRLFTDGDIYGAVEEYKLALLADAGNLLARNSLGICYAQLGKLAEARQEFSAVLEIDPTDAMALYNLGWANHRLGRLDKAREAYELCLKQDSEHVFSMIRLGNLAERDKDLKQALRWYSGAQDLPGGERLVLRSMARVHRALGDHEQCRECLHLALNANHNDDQAMHMLAGLYLETGEDPQIAEVLARQSAALNPARDEYWETLVRALLEQGKDEEARKVRGRAAG; this is encoded by the coding sequence ATGACCCTCACGCGCCAGCAGCTCATTGATTGCGAGCATGCGCTCAAGGACGCGTTGGCCGGGTTTCTTTCCTTTTCTTCATACAGCCTGTTTTTTCCCCGCACGGACGAGGACCCGCAGGAAGCCGGTGCGCGGGCGCAGCCCGAATACCGGCGTGAGGACCGCGAGCTGTTGCTGCCGCTGGTGCTCCGTGGCCGTCTGCTCGGGTATTTCGTGGCCCGGGGAGTGAAGCTTGCCGCGCCCAAGGTCGGTCCGACATATATCATGGCCCTTGCCACGGCCGTGCTGGAGCGCATGGCCCTTGAGCGCCGCGTTATCATTGATCCGCTGACTTCCCTGTACAATCGCGATTTTTTTCTCAGCGAACTGACCCGCTCCATCGAGCAGGTGCAGGATTGCCTGCACACGGGCACGTGTTCGGCCAAGCCGCTGGACATGCCCACGTTCTCCGGCACCTTCGGCGTCATATTTGTGGACCTTGACCGTTTTCGCCGTGTTTGCGAGCGCTACGGCTACCTTGTGGGCGACGACATGGTGGCCGAGGTGGGCCGTTTGCTGGATCTGGTCTGTCCGCACCATGTGAGCGCCGCCCGTTTCGGCAACGACAAGTTCGCCATCCTGCTGCCGGACGCCAAGCCCAAGGCCTGCTTTCAGTTGGCCGAAGTCATTCGGGAAGGCATCGACAAGTTGTCGTTTGTCGACGACGTGACCGGCGACACCATTCGTTTTTCCGCCAGCGTGGGCTATGCCAACTACCCGCAGGCTCTGGACGGTCCGCAATTCCGCAAGTCCCCTGCCGAGCAGGCCCGCGTGCTGCTGCGCCGTGCGCGCCGCGCTGTTTCCACGGCCAAGGATCTGGGCCGCAACCGGGTATTCGCCTATGCGGACATTCTGGAAAAGGGCGGCAAGGTGTTGGAAATGCTGCCCATGGAACGCATGGCCGTGAGCCTTGGCGGTAACGTGCGTGCGCGTGTGGGCCAGCGGTTTCTGGTCAGTTCGCCCCGTTCCCGGCAGTTGGCCACGGCCGCCATCACCGAGGACGAGCACCTTTCCGGCCGCTATCCCACCCTGTACAAGGGCGAGGCCGTACTCATCGAGGTGCAGGAGGAGATGGCCTTTGCCGAGCTTCTGCACGCGGGGGACCCGGCCTTCCCTGTAAGTGCGGGCGACCGCCTGCGCCTTGTGGCCGAGCACGAAAGCATCTTTGAACCCCGAACCGAAACGGACGACATGTCACGAAAGGAACCCGCCACCGGGCTTTACGCATACAGGGATTTCATTTCCCGCTTCGAAACGGCGCGCCAGTCCGAATCGCGGTTTGGCCTCGCGCTGGTCAGGCTGTTGGATGAACCGGGCGAGCACCCCGGCACGTATCAGGATTTCATGGATTCCATGGCCCGCAGCATACGTGAACAGGGTATGGAGATATTTGGCGAAAACGCCATGGCCGGCCGATACGGGCTGGGCGGCGTGATTTTCCATGTTCCGGACGTGGACGGTCCCGGGCTGCGTGCGGCCGCGTCCGCGCTGGAAAAACTGGCCTCCGAGCATCTGGACATCACCGTGGCCATCGGCGGAGCCGTGTACCCGTATCTCAATTTCCGGCGCACGGACATGCTGGACAATTCCCGCAAGGCTCTTGACCATGCCTCGCTGCTGCCCGAGCCGTGCGTGGCCGTGTTCGATTCCGTGTCCATGAACCTTGTGGCGGACCGCCTGTTCACGGACGGGGACATCTACGGCGCCGTGGAAGAATACAAGCTGGCACTGCTGGCGGACGCGGGCAACCTGCTGGCGCGCAACTCGCTGGGCATATGCTATGCGCAACTCGGCAAGCTTGCCGAGGCCCGGCAGGAGTTTTCCGCCGTACTGGAAATCGACCCCACGGACGCCATGGCCCTGTACAACCTCGGCTGGGCCAACCACCGGCTCGGCAGGCTGGACAAGGCTCGCGAGGCCTACGAGTTGTGTCTTAAGCAGGACAGCGAGCATGTGTTCAGCATGATTCGCCTGGGCAACCTTGCCGAGCGCGACAAGGACCTGAAGCAAGCCCTGCGCTGGTATTCCGGCGCACAGGACCTGCCCGGCGGCGAGCGCCTGGTGCTGCGCTCCATGGCCCGGGTGCATCGCGCACTGGGCGACCACGAGCAGTGCCGCGAATGCCTGCATCTGGCCCTCAACGCCAATCACAACGACGATCAGGCCATGCACATGCTGGCCGGGCTGTATCTGGAAACCGGGGAAGACCCGCAGATCGCCGAAGTGCTGGCGCGGCAGAGCGCGGCCCTGAATCCGGCCCGCGACGAATACTGGGAAACCCTTGTGCGCGCCCTGCTGGAACAGGGCAAGGACGAGGAGGCCCGCAAGGTCCGGGGCCGGGCCGCAGGGTAA
- the metK gene encoding methionine adenosyltransferase, producing MLFPKGKYLFTSESVTEGHPDKVADQISDAILDAIMAQDPECRVACETLVTTGMAFIAGEISTNAYAHFPDIVRETIKDIGYNSSDTMGFDWQTCAVISSVDKQSADIAQGVDRTKPEEQGAGDQGMMFGFATKETPTLMPTPIYYAHKLSSRLTQVRKEGVLDFLRPDGKTQVCVEFVDGKPVRIDNVVVSSQHAESISQGDLEDAIMEEVVKKSLPAELIDENLKAYINPTGRFVVGGPVGDCGLTGRKIINDTYGGAGAHGGGAFSGKDPSKVDRSGAYMARYVAKNVVASGLADECEVQIAYAIGVAEPVSVVVSSRGTGQVSDEQLTKAVTEVFDLRPYYIIDRLKLKRPIYRKSTNYGHFGRELPEFQWEQTDAVDDLRTACKI from the coding sequence ATGCTTTTCCCCAAGGGCAAGTACCTCTTCACCTCGGAATCCGTTACCGAAGGACACCCGGACAAGGTCGCCGACCAGATTTCCGACGCCATTCTCGACGCCATCATGGCACAGGACCCGGAGTGCCGCGTTGCCTGCGAAACCCTGGTCACCACGGGCATGGCCTTCATCGCCGGTGAAATTTCCACCAACGCCTACGCCCATTTCCCGGACATCGTCCGCGAAACCATCAAGGACATCGGCTACAACAGCTCGGACACCATGGGCTTCGACTGGCAAACCTGCGCGGTCATCTCTTCGGTGGACAAGCAGTCCGCGGACATCGCACAGGGCGTGGACCGCACCAAGCCCGAAGAACAGGGCGCGGGCGACCAGGGCATGATGTTCGGTTTCGCCACCAAGGAAACCCCGACCCTGATGCCCACCCCCATCTACTACGCACACAAGCTTTCCAGCCGCCTGACCCAGGTGCGCAAGGAAGGCGTGCTCGACTTTTTGCGCCCGGACGGCAAGACTCAGGTATGCGTGGAATTCGTGGATGGCAAGCCCGTGCGCATCGACAACGTGGTGGTCTCCTCCCAGCATGCGGAAAGCATCAGCCAGGGCGACCTTGAAGACGCCATCATGGAAGAGGTCGTCAAAAAAAGCCTGCCCGCAGAACTGATCGACGAAAATCTCAAGGCCTACATCAACCCCACCGGACGCTTCGTAGTGGGCGGTCCCGTGGGCGACTGCGGCCTGACCGGACGCAAGATCATCAACGACACCTACGGCGGCGCGGGCGCGCACGGTGGCGGCGCGTTCTCGGGCAAGGACCCCTCCAAGGTGGACCGCTCCGGCGCATACATGGCGCGTTACGTGGCCAAGAACGTGGTGGCCTCCGGCCTTGCCGACGAATGCGAAGTGCAGATCGCCTACGCCATCGGCGTTGCCGAACCCGTCTCCGTTGTGGTCAGCTCCCGCGGCACCGGACAGGTCTCGGACGAACAGCTCACCAAGGCCGTGACCGAGGTCTTTGACCTTCGCCCCTACTACATCATCGACCGCCTGAAGCTCAAAAGGCCCATCTACCGCAAGTCCACCAACTACGGCCACTTCGGCCGCGAGCTTCCCGAATTCCAGTGGGAACAGACCGACGCGGTGGACGACCTGCGCACGGCCTGCAAAATCTAG
- the panC gene encoding pantoate--beta-alanine ligase encodes MKRIKYTEDLQRQCAEWRAKGLKVGLVPTMGYFHDGHLALMDHARSMCDKLVVTLFVNPTQFGPNEDLDAYPHDLERDSQLAWDHGADLLFAPAPEAMYAPDHATWVEVPELAQNLCGESRPTHFRGVCTVVMKLFMLTLPHVAVFGQKDWQQLAILKRMVRDLNIPVDIQGHPIVREKDGLALSSRNAYLTPEEREHAPFIRKALLEARKLAQQGETDALVIKDFIRQRLGQTMPMAEPDYIEMVDPNSIQPIMAVADSALIAVAVRLGKARLIDNILIKVD; translated from the coding sequence ATGAAACGAATAAAATACACAGAAGACCTCCAACGGCAATGCGCCGAATGGCGGGCAAAAGGCCTCAAAGTCGGCCTTGTGCCCACAATGGGCTATTTCCACGACGGCCATCTCGCGCTCATGGACCATGCGCGTTCCATGTGCGACAAACTGGTTGTGACCCTGTTCGTCAACCCTACGCAGTTCGGTCCCAACGAGGACCTGGACGCCTACCCCCACGACCTTGAGCGGGACAGCCAACTGGCCTGGGACCATGGAGCGGACCTGCTCTTTGCCCCTGCTCCCGAGGCCATGTATGCCCCGGACCATGCCACATGGGTCGAGGTGCCCGAACTGGCGCAGAACCTGTGCGGCGAATCCCGGCCCACGCACTTTCGCGGCGTGTGCACCGTGGTCATGAAGCTGTTCATGCTCACCCTGCCGCACGTGGCCGTTTTCGGCCAAAAGGACTGGCAGCAACTGGCCATCCTCAAACGCATGGTGCGCGACCTGAACATCCCTGTGGACATTCAGGGACACCCCATCGTGCGGGAAAAGGACGGGCTGGCCCTGAGCTCACGCAACGCCTACCTCACACCGGAGGAACGCGAGCACGCACCGTTCATCCGCAAGGCCTTGCTCGAAGCACGGAAACTGGCGCAGCAGGGCGAAACCGACGCTTTGGTCATCAAGGACTTCATCCGCCAACGCCTCGGGCAGACCATGCCCATGGCCGAGCCGGATTACATAGAAATGGTTGACCCGAACAGCATACAGCCCATAATGGCCGTTGCGGATTCGGCGCTGATTGCCGTGGCCGTCCGTCTGGGCAAGGCCCGGCTCATAGACAACATTCTCATCAAGGTAGATTGA
- a CDS encoding ABC transporter substrate-binding protein, with translation MYNRTKKISTNLTTLVLTLVFVMGLAAICQAAPKPKPKMIKAVMLGDRLVDVAYNLGVLPEYMSVRGSMWPMAGKIKAATQIVGCPKCVVSKRPHTIPDLVMKQGIKRVIIEKSANFCLYMPSANPVKVVPLLKDTDATIEYVDFSKGVVPAIRQLAKLLNVEEKGEKLIASYQKAYKAVESGLPEQGLGKKVVILNGVYSKATGKTFLSVEAPGGYADQYMLAPLGCTNAGAAFAPPSGAVSRGMYRVRTLKALTEAKPDVIVVTGAAWAVQVALQKQIEKNPALLSVPALKTGAVFTLPRYIDGSVVEYPCIFNQWKAALSN, from the coding sequence ATGTATAACCGTACCAAGAAAATCAGCACGAACCTGACCACACTGGTCCTGACCCTCGTGTTCGTCATGGGCCTTGCGGCCATTTGCCAGGCGGCACCCAAGCCCAAACCCAAAATGATCAAGGCCGTCATGCTCGGCGACCGACTCGTGGACGTCGCCTACAATCTGGGCGTGCTGCCCGAATACATGTCCGTGCGCGGCTCCATGTGGCCCATGGCCGGAAAAATCAAGGCCGCCACGCAGATCGTGGGCTGCCCCAAGTGCGTGGTCAGCAAACGCCCCCACACCATCCCCGATCTGGTCATGAAACAGGGCATCAAACGCGTGATCATCGAAAAGTCCGCCAACTTCTGCCTGTACATGCCCTCGGCCAATCCCGTGAAGGTTGTCCCCCTGCTCAAGGACACGGACGCCACCATCGAATACGTGGACTTTTCCAAGGGCGTGGTCCCGGCCATCCGCCAGCTTGCCAAGCTGCTGAACGTGGAAGAAAAGGGCGAAAAGCTCATCGCCTCCTACCAGAAGGCGTACAAGGCCGTTGAAAGCGGCCTGCCCGAGCAGGGGCTGGGCAAAAAAGTCGTGATCCTCAACGGCGTGTACAGCAAGGCCACGGGCAAAACCTTCCTGAGCGTTGAAGCGCCCGGCGGCTATGCGGACCAATACATGCTCGCCCCTCTGGGCTGCACCAACGCGGGCGCAGCCTTTGCCCCGCCGAGTGGAGCCGTTTCCCGCGGCATGTACCGCGTGCGCACCCTCAAGGCCCTCACCGAGGCCAAGCCGGACGTCATCGTCGTCACGGGCGCGGCATGGGCCGTGCAGGTCGCCCTGCAGAAACAAATCGAGAAGAATCCGGCCCTGCTTTCCGTTCCGGCATTGAAAACAGGCGCCGTGTTCACCCTGCCCCGCTACATCGACGGCAGCGTTGTGGAATATCCGTGCATCTTCAACCAGTGGAAGGCCGCACTGAGCAACTAG
- the panD gene encoding aspartate 1-decarboxylase: MAKRCFLSAKIHGATITCAKLEYHGSLSIDTRLMDEVGILPFEQVDVYNIDNGERLTTYAIPGTEGEICLNGAAAHKGKIGQRIIIATYAWIDEDEDTAARRPKVVIADKDNKVETVIDYADSLGL; encoded by the coding sequence GTGGCCAAACGATGCTTCCTGAGCGCCAAGATTCATGGCGCCACCATCACCTGCGCCAAGCTGGAATACCATGGGAGCCTTTCCATCGATACCCGGCTCATGGACGAAGTGGGCATTCTGCCCTTCGAGCAGGTGGACGTATACAATATCGACAACGGCGAACGCCTGACGACGTACGCCATTCCGGGAACCGAAGGCGAAATATGCCTCAACGGCGCGGCCGCCCACAAGGGCAAGATCGGCCAGCGCATCATCATCGCCACCTATGCGTGGATCGATGAAGACGAGGACACCGCCGCCCGGCGACCCAAGGTGGTCATTGCGGACAAGGACAACAAGGTCGAGACCGTCATCGACTATGCCGACAGCCTGGGCCTCTAG
- a CDS encoding DUF4198 domain-containing protein produces the protein MFRRIVFLGVILCVLMVSAAAQAHDMWLEKRGDRVWLLYGHPGATDPYPISRITALTGITPNEWKVALEPEYHKGEAFAHLNDEFALITVDFNNRYWYNTEEDGWRNFPAPREVCGTILDEGRSYKLSKEIVSWQPFMDKPVGMRTEVVPLKDPTKLKEGDTLPVMLYFEGKPMPGQGARVSKTSDSHIEHPEMTDFDGSSPVMVKVGPKGRQLIIGKYEKRLDDTRRVWFAFSLSFTTKK, from the coding sequence ATGTTCAGACGTATTGTTTTCTTGGGCGTCATCCTGTGCGTACTCATGGTGTCCGCTGCGGCGCAGGCCCACGACATGTGGCTGGAAAAACGGGGCGATCGCGTCTGGTTGCTCTACGGCCATCCCGGTGCCACGGATCCGTATCCCATCTCGCGCATCACGGCCTTGACCGGCATCACCCCCAATGAGTGGAAGGTGGCGTTGGAGCCCGAATACCACAAGGGCGAGGCCTTTGCGCACCTCAACGACGAATTCGCCCTGATCACCGTCGATTTCAACAACAGGTATTGGTACAACACCGAGGAAGACGGCTGGCGCAATTTCCCGGCGCCGCGCGAGGTCTGCGGAACCATTCTGGACGAGGGCCGCTCCTACAAATTGTCCAAGGAAATCGTCTCCTGGCAACCGTTCATGGACAAGCCCGTCGGCATGCGCACGGAAGTCGTTCCCCTCAAGGACCCGACAAAACTGAAGGAAGGCGACACACTGCCCGTGATGCTGTATTTCGAGGGCAAGCCCATGCCCGGGCAGGGCGCGCGTGTTTCCAAAACCTCGGATTCCCATATCGAGCATCCGGAGATGACGGATTTTGACGGCTCCAGCCCGGTCATGGTCAAGGTCGGTCCCAAGGGGCGGCAGTTGATCATCGGCAAGTACGAAAAGCGTCTTGACGACACCCGTCGTGTCTGGTTCGCCTTTTCCCTGAGTTTTACCACCAAAAAATAA
- a CDS encoding transporter produces the protein MRHVPSLVVALLLCTLLAVPAFADGPIMGKGAQSGVAAKALPNKKAPKPVGPVNMSTGTVFPKGKLATSLKYIYFDKNDLYDGGTTKGGTYNGKYDRWQHTLKMGIRYGLFDDFDIRAMIPFHFKGVKRRARAGTPNETTRTDYNEGLGDIVLMGRYGLLTQRKGDPFSLSVGAGLKLPTGNSDLQNEPPFNAKCDYMGPGFQLGTGSWDPKFEVGATYMFGQSRLDAHCMLTLPTEGDHEMRKGDNFKYNVGYGYALNRLIDLEMELNGVIADKNRAGGAVVDNTGGHTLYLTPGVHFKIRKGLNVGLATPIVIYRDLNADPDTNKYSIGEDMRVVFKIGASF, from the coding sequence ATGCGTCACGTTCCATCATTGGTGGTAGCGTTGCTGCTTTGCACCCTGCTGGCGGTCCCGGCATTTGCCGACGGCCCCATAATGGGCAAAGGAGCGCAATCCGGGGTCGCTGCCAAGGCCCTGCCCAACAAGAAAGCCCCCAAGCCGGTCGGCCCGGTCAACATGTCCACCGGCACGGTCTTTCCCAAGGGCAAGCTCGCCACCAGCCTCAAATACATCTATTTCGACAAGAACGACCTCTATGACGGAGGAACCACCAAGGGCGGCACCTACAACGGCAAATACGACCGTTGGCAGCACACCCTGAAGATGGGCATCCGCTACGGCCTGTTCGACGATTTCGACATCCGGGCCATGATCCCCTTTCACTTCAAGGGCGTGAAACGCCGCGCACGCGCCGGCACTCCCAACGAGACCACGCGCACGGACTACAACGAAGGTCTGGGCGACATCGTGCTCATGGGACGCTACGGGCTGCTGACCCAGCGCAAGGGCGATCCTTTCTCCCTGTCCGTGGGCGCGGGCCTGAAGCTGCCCACCGGCAATTCGGACCTGCAGAACGAACCGCCCTTCAACGCCAAATGCGATTACATGGGACCGGGATTCCAGCTCGGCACCGGTTCGTGGGACCCCAAATTCGAAGTGGGCGCCACCTACATGTTCGGCCAGTCCCGTCTGGACGCGCACTGCATGCTGACCCTGCCCACCGAGGGTGACCACGAAATGCGCAAGGGCGACAACTTCAAGTACAACGTCGGATACGGCTATGCGCTGAACCGCCTCATCGACCTCGAGATGGAACTCAACGGCGTCATTGCGGACAAAAACCGCGCCGGAGGAGCGGTCGTGGACAACACGGGCGGCCACACCCTGTACCTGACCCCGGGCGTACACTTCAAGATCCGCAAGGGTCTCAACGTGGGATTGGCCACGCCCATCGTCATCTACCGCGACCTGAACGCCGATCCGGACACCAACAAATACTCCATAGGCGAAGACATGCGCGTGGTCTTCAAGATCGGCGCAAGCTTCTAA